Genomic segment of Hydractinia symbiolongicarpus strain clone_291-10 chromosome 5, HSymV2.1, whole genome shotgun sequence:
GTTTAACGCTTGCCAATGTGCATAACTGAACAAAGAAGtagcacaaaaaaaagaaatgagagTGAAGTTCACAAATCTtggcaaaaatttagatttaaaataaaCAGCTTCAGCGAGATTGAATCCTTACTCAATCCGAAAAAAACCCTTAAAATAGTACAAACATAATAAGGGTATGATTATTTTACTAAGAAACACAGTTATATACATGGAAAAGATAtatagaaattaaaacaagtTATAGGTAAAAATGTTATGACAATTAGttaagtttttttctcattGCTGGTTCACCTTTTTTAGATAAGACTACAGTCAACTTCTCTTTTTTCTCCGATGCTAGAGAAGCAAGTTTGCGTCGAACTACTTGTATATATGCAGTGACATATGCTTTTGCTCTGATGTCACACCATTTTTTAATGATCTGAGCTTTGAGAATTTTCGATAACTTCTCATTTCCAAGATACCGTGAAAGTATGACCCAGGCTTGATCAATTAAAGAGTCCTTCATAAGTTCATTTTCGAAAAGTTCCCGTATATCTTctcctttatattttttcaacatgttcaaatttaaaacttttctaataACGTTTTCAATtcttctgcaaaaaataaacatgtcatCATTGACTTTTATCAGGTATCCTCTGCTGACTTGGTCCACCCAAGATCTTGTATAATCCAGAAAACTATATACCTGCAGTTTATCATCACCTGAAACTTTCAATGAGTTCAGAAACTGCAATGCAGCCACAGCAACAACTTTGTTTTTCGAATCTGCTAATCTTTGGTATTTTTTACGTAGCGAGAAAATTATGTATCCTGAAACATAATACAGAACAGTTTGTTCCTCAGTTGTGAGTTTCAAGTCAAGACTTTTTTCGACATGtcgatttttgttttcatgagcTACTAGTATTTTTATTAACTCCATAACAAATTTCTGCAACAACATAGAGAATTCTTGACTGTCAATGCAGTATCCTTTAGGTAATACATGTTTCCAATGTTGTCTGAATTTATCGTCTTGTGCAAGTTCATGCACTTTTCTCCAAAGAGATTCTTTTCCTGAACCAGTCAGTAGGTTAGATTTTTGCAATTCTTTAAATATGCGACACACTACATTTTCAGAAATAATGTCCAAAACATCACTCCCAGCATTCAAAATTGAGTTGGCTAATTCTTTGACACGATTTCCAGGTGTTTTGAATCCTTTCACAACAATGTTATTGATTGggtcttttgaaattttaaccatAGCATCACgaacaaaattcattttttcttgctGCAGCTCATGATCGGTGATGGATAAAGATTCTAAAAGGgtgcaaaaaaaaaggtttataccACCAGTTCACAATATTTTGCTCTatatatagcaaaaaaaaattccttatgtTCTCAGAGTTCATGAATGAATACTTACGATTCGATTTTGATTTAAGTTGTTTTGTGGAAATTGTTgtagttgatttattttttgagtCATCAAGAGTTTTTCTTGCCACTGTTGTTGTTTCTGGATCTATTATTGGAATACAGAGTTGACATCAGAACACAGTTGTGATAACAAAacaagacaacaacaacaaaaagcataTCAAATGATGATAATACAATAGCTTTTCTATGAAATCTACATGCAgagtcaaaaaacaaaacattatagctagctagctaatggtgttttaaagaaaacatgacTTTATTAAACTGAAGCATTACCTGTTGGCTTTTTACATATCAGAGTATGTTTCTTGTAGTAAGCTTCtttaaaatactgttttttgCACTTGCTGCACACAAACTTCACATTTTTGGTACTGTTGTTATCAACCACCATGTCCACATCTTCTTCATCAACGAATACTATTTGAGGAATACCCAAATATCCAGCATCTActtcattttcttcttccaaCAGATCTTCCACAAACGATACTTCCACCTCACAACTTTCGTAAACAGTAAAATCTGACAACATTTCTTCCGTCACAAAAAAGTCATCATCCAattctattatatttttaacgtcTTCGCCTGCCATTTCGCTTCTTGCTTGTTTATGATATGTAAAAACGACAAATTTATCAACTAACAAGCATTTACCGCTGAGAGAAAAATAGCCGCGggctcataatttatgcaaatagTAACAAAAGACAACggctaatttattaatttaagcgcgagatttcaaattttgattgacagAATTCGATGTAAGAACAATAGAGAAAAGTAAACATGAGACACGGATGATTTCAATAGAAATAAAAGAGTTCTCTCTCCttctttttaaacctccttgatCTATCTATCCTGCTAGCAGCGGTGTTGTATTTTGTCATAGTGATTacccagaatgctttgcgcaaCCGTGAAAGATCTATTACGTCTACCGTTAATGATCGATTAGGCCCCTgggggcttatttgtcaaaatgggttttgGGGGACGGGGCTTATTTGGGAGGGGCGTGGCGGGGGGTTAAATGGGAGGGGActtataaaattatgcaaaagtcttagtgtgctaaaaaataaaaacaacaattttaataaacacaacatatatttctaaaagtataataaaaacaaacactaatcGATCTCAATATCACTATTGCCTTCTTCGTCCTCGTCTACGATCGTCTCTAGGGAGCCGCATCAATCATTTCCTCCGGCATCTGGGATAAATGGGTTGTCTTCCGTCTCGTTTACCAGTTGTATTTGTTCATTGAGCATTGAGGGTATTTCGAACTCGTTGGGTGAGCGCAGAAGAAcacaagatgtgaaattgaaaaggaaTATTTAGACGGGTCTCCTAAATTTGCTTCTTTGTATGTGATATTATGATGAACACTGGCAAATCAACGtttatgccttgtttatctGCCAACTACACTTGATTTACTGAGAAAAAGCTCTTTGTAGGATGTAAACATATCCAAATTTAGTTTTGCTTCACCCAGTGAACGGCTATCATGAATTGCGTTTGAACATATAAACTACATTGAAAaggcttcatttattttttccatgaaGACTTTTGTAGTGTTTTCGCAAATACTAAACACGGTAGAGCAattttaaagtaacaatttctgcacttgaaaattatgaagtatGGATGACATTACACACTGGTTGTTCACGTTCCAGCTCAAAGATAGAAATTTCGACTATTCTTTCATAAAACCGCAACTAGACATTCAACAATCAAGAGCAAAATTAATATCCCCAAAGTAACTTGTGAGGAATTGACGATTGATGTATGAATACAAAGCATAATAGTGAACACTCATGGTATTTAGGACATACATTGCTTGTAATGTATTCTCTAAGGCTCAAACAAACGGATCATGTCTCGTTGGGTAAGCGCAGTAAAACACaggatgtgaaattgaaaatgaatatttaggcgtgtctgctaaatttgtttctttgtctctgatattatgatgaccacTGGCGAATCGGCCATCATCCCTTGCTTATCCACCAACTACAAGTGATGTACTGATAAGAATCTCTTTGTGCGAA
This window contains:
- the LOC130645405 gene encoding uncharacterized protein LOC130645405, with amino-acid sequence MAGEDVKNIIELDDDFFVTEEMLSDFTVYESCEVEVSFVEDLLEEENEVDAGYLGIPQIVFVDEEDVDMVVDNNSTKNVKFVCSKCKKQYFKEAYYKKHTLICKKPTDPETTTVARKTLDDSKNKSTTTISTKQLKSKSNQSLSITDHELQQEKMNFVRDAMVKISKDPINNIVVKGFKTPGNRVKELANSILNAGSDVLDIISENVVCRIFKELQKSNLLTGSGKESLWRKVHELAQDDKFRQHWKHVLPKGYCIDSQEFSMLLQKFVMELIKILVAHENKNRHVEKSLDLKLTTEEQTVLYYVSGYIIFSLRKKYQRLADSKNKVVAVAALQFLNSLKVSGDDKLQVYSFLDYTRSWVDQVSRGYLIKVNDDMFIFCRRIENVIRKVLNLNMLKKYKGEDIRELFENELMKDSLIDQAWVILSRYLGNEKLSKILKAQIIKKWCDIRAKAYVTAYIQVVRRKLASLASEKKEKLTVVLSKKGEPAMRKKLN